The following is a genomic window from Halodesulfovibrio sp..
ACGGTATTCATCAAGAGCTTTAAGCTTACGTGCCTTTGCAGCGCGGGTTAACGCAAGGTCGCTTCCGCCATTAAATAAGTTCCATTTACCGACAACAGCAAAGCGCAAATCGGTGTTGTAATCATCAACACCAAGCATGTCTTCAGCGTAACGGTACGAACCTTCACCGGTAATTCTTGGGTAGTAGAAAGACTCACGCTCGTTCACGAGACCATCAGCCACTTCAACTTCATATTTACGAGTATCAAGACGCGGGTTCTTGCTACGCATACGCATAAATGCTGTTTCGAGATCGACAGGGGCAGCATCAGAAAGCTCAACATCTTCAAGCTCATCTGGGTCCATACCAGTCAAACGCTTGTATTTTGCAATGGCAAGTTCCAAGTCGCTACGTTGCTGAGCAAGTGTAGCCAATGCGCGGGCAAGACGCCCCTGAGTAAGGGTAAGGTCAGAAACACTTCCGCCGCCAGCATCCACAAGCTCCTGCATTGAAACAAGGATATCGCGGTACTGCTGAGCATTCTCTTCTGCCAATTCAACTAATGCTCTGTCACGGATAACAGTGAGGTGAGCAATTACGGCATCAAGCCCAAAGCGTTCACCAGCATCAACAACCTGACTCAGTGAAGATTTATATGCAGCTTCAGTGCCCTCTACGCGGCTCTGAGTAAATCGACCATCATAAATGAGCTGAGAAATAGAGACATCGCCCTCAAAAGCACCCTTCCAGTCATATTCTGTACCGTTACTACGGGTAGTCAGACTACTATGGACTGTTGGACCATAAGAACCGGATGCATTCACGTCTGGAAGATAACCACCCCATGCAGATCGATTATCTTGCTTTGCAGCCTTAGTTTCATTTTGCAGTGCAGCAATACGAGGGTATGTTTTCAATGTAGCAAGAACACTGTCCTTCAGCGAAATCCCTGCGGAAGCGATGCTCGTACATCCTAAAAGTACCGACGCAGCTACTACTAATGCGCACATTCTTTTCATAAACCACTCCTGAATTGTTCACTCGTCTGCTTCACAAAAAGCAGACCCCCTACTACTCAGACATGATATTGTACGTTCCCCCCAATATCATGCTCGCAATCTCCTGCATATACTCTGTTCACTATAACTTCTCAAGAAAAAACAGCTTTTACAGAAAATGCAACCCCGTTTTACGTACTAAAAAACATACAAAATACGTCCAACACACCTAAACTATGAACAATACTTTCAGCCGAATTTTACAAAGATGATGCAACTGATACGACCATCCTCCAGCAGTAAAACCAACCAACAGTACATTTAGTGCAACTACGCGTTCTTCTTGCACAGTGTACACAACAAAACATCAAAGCAAGCACTTCAGAACAGCGCTAACTTTGGCGCTCCATAGCAACCATGGATGCATGGAGTATCAATACGCTGCCACATGTTCACTACAGGCAATGATACACCCTACCTCCTGTTATCATAACCCTTATATGAAACATGCTAAAAACAGCTCTTCTCTCTAACCAGATTTCATCTGCGGGCAAATGATAAACACAACAAATAAACTCATTCAATTGAACAAGTTAAAGTGGCTCACCCAATCTCCCTTGCACCAGAGAGAGCTGCTGCTCTGTCTATACTTTTCAAAAGAATTATGGGAATAAGATGAGAAACATTACTACACGTTATCAATATTTTTTGTGCAACCAATACAAAAAATATGGTCATAAGGGGTGCTCATGACTGACTCGAATCCAAAACAGCCAATTCCGGACACTGCACCGCAG
Proteins encoded in this region:
- a CDS encoding TolC family protein, with amino-acid sequence MKRMCALVVAASVLLGCTSIASAGISLKDSVLATLKTYPRIAALQNETKAAKQDNRSAWGGYLPDVNASGSYGPTVHSSLTTRSNGTEYDWKGAFEGDVSISQLIYDGRFTQSRVEGTEAAYKSSLSQVVDAGERFGLDAVIAHLTVIRDRALVELAEENAQQYRDILVSMQELVDAGGGSVSDLTLTQGRLARALATLAQQRSDLELAIAKYKRLTGMDPDELEDVELSDAAPVDLETAFMRMRSKNPRLDTRKYEVEVADGLVNERESFYYPRITGEGSYRYAEDMLGVDDYNTDLRFAVVGKWNLFNGGSDLALTRAAKARKLKALDEYRDTENELYREVASTWSEQNAAFEQVEQYNKAVGFNVETRDVYAQQFTVGQRTLLDVLDAENELFITRGRLVTAKVNVLIASYRLIALGGGLVNSFGLDSAEFVSVAE